The DNA sequence AGATTGTTGTAGTGATGATTACCACAGCTTTGAGACAGTATCAACAAAGAGCCGTAAGTCTCAGCCGCAAAACACTAGAAAGAAGAAACGAGTGAGGAGTCTCAAGAGTAAGAAGGTGAATTATAACATCCTTTACAAGAAGGCAGTGCAGGCAGCCAATGAGGTCTCTGTGTACCGTGCCTCCAGACTGCCCTTCATCATGCGGTTCTCAAAGTTGCTGGGCATCCTGTACCTGGCCGTGCTGCTGGCAGAGGACGACATCCTGCTCTCAGACATCATCAGGTGAACACACAGGTcttgccctttttctttttttacttcagtttgTCCTTCCCTTCAGAAGAGGCCTTCCTTGTTACTAAAGATCTGTTTTTGACTgtgatttttgtatttttactgAACTGAGATGTAATGCAATTTATACAGATAAATAGTATTATTGATAAgtaaggtgatgatggtgaatatTTATTGCAGCACACATATTAACTTACATTACACTTTAGGTGAAGACAACAcaaatgtatttctttgtacaGACACACTCCCTTTAATCTAGTTCAGTATATGAGATGGATTTACTACTAATGTTTTTCATACAGTtggattatatttttcttttttatattagttAGAATTGCTTTATAAAGGTGACCATAGCATGATTCTGCACTTCCTTCATTTTAAACATTTAATGTTTGCATGCTTGTTTCTTTAGTCAATAGGTAATTTCCGTAACAAAACAGTAGACTATTTCCGTTGAAGGTAACAGTTGTATATTCTCCCCGTCTGGCAGATGGTGTCGAGAGGGCCACATTCCCTATTTCTCAGCACCTTATCTCCTTCAGTCAGATATGGAGTTGGGTTATTATGACCTCATAATGCTGAGGGACTCCAAGAAGCTCCCTGATGCCCAGGAGGTGCAGGCCATCACTGGGCGGCTGGCAGCATTCCTCAGCATCCAGTATGTGCCTTTGCCTCCTGTAGGGCGTGTCATGAGGAAGTTTGTCAAGCTGCTGAACCTGCCTGGTGAgtggatctttgcatgtatgaAGGCTGTGACCAGGAAAGTTGTGTTTGTATtcaaaaatgctttgctctctcagcatgactattttcaaagggcatagagatgattagctggttctcaagagtgtttctgattttttataatgtagaaaccttattaatctgtcactagaaccatgaaagaCCCTTATAAACCTGTGGAACTTTAACTAGAGCTtcctgaaagtagtggaggtgtggtgcaGGAGTGTTTCAGTCTTTGCACatctgttctttctctcctgctgCTTGTGGTTTATTAATACAGGTGGATGGAACCCAGATGTCTGTGCAGTTGTTCAtagtatttacttattttatttccagATCAAGTGGTAACCATTGCAGAGAGCCTCATTGGACTGGTGGATGACACACAGGTGGGGCTGGTTATACCTCCTGTTGAAAGCCTGGCAATGGCATCCATCATTTTGACACTGAAGGTGTACTGTGGCCTGGACACCAACACAGAGGTCATGCTATCCTGTGCTGCTGCGGCAATCAGAGCCAAGATGCCACATCACACCTCAGTCATTCCCTTCTCCTGGCAGGACTGGCAGAAGTATGATGGGTTTTCAGTGTTCTTGTTGACTGGATTAACTTTATGAATGTATATGAAGTTATATGTACTCGTATAAAGTATTGTGTATGAGAGCTAGGGAATGCAGTacttttaatgtaagagggtcactggccaagaataacaaaaaaaaaaaataaataataaaaatattattattattatgtataaaatatattattataaCAGTTAAAGGAAAATTGTTGCAGCTTCATCAGTAAACACACCAACAGCCCTTGCAGCAAACTTGTGATTCTGTGTCAGGCAGTGAGGCAGTCTTGGCTGCTGGTGGAGTTCACCGGTTCACTCCTCCACTGCATGAGATCCCTACCTAAGTGCTGAATGTAATTTCTCTACAGACACATCTCCTGCCTGGTGTGGGTGTGCTGCCAGGTGGATGCCCCCACAGCCTTCCACTGGCAGCGGCTCCATGACATGTGCTACTTCAGTGCCTCGCTGTTCACCAGGTTCTTCTGGAGGGAAGGCATGTGGAGGATTCCTCGCACGTCATGGGCAAAAAGTGCGTCTCCATCAGTGTTGTGTGATGACCTTGATCTGTTTTTGCTCTTATTTCACGTTTGTAGTAtacttcaccagatcagtgtagtatttttgtatgtgctgtatataatgaaaaattacCCTTTCCTGTCTGCATACATAAAAGTAGCAGGAATTTGACTTCCATGACTCTTGCCCATGTAACCTTCTCTCTCACACCCTCAGAGGTAGAGCTGCAGGCCTTTACTGAAAAACTCCTTCAGCAGCAGGGCCTCTCACTGGAGGAGGTGATCATGCAACCCCCCCTCTTCCCGGCCTCACGGCAGCCCCTCCGCAGCATTATTGACCAGCTCACCCAGAGAAATGGTGCCACTGAAGCAGAAATCCACAAGTACACTAAGGTTGGTGTGCATTGCTGTCTTTTTCATCAGGGTTCATCTGTTCATTGGTTATGGAAATGGTTTGATCCAGTGGACATGAGAGAACTGTTAATGTCTTTATTATTGAAAATTTGAATAGATAACTGCATGAAATAATTATTCTAAACAGTCTTGAGTAATTGGTTGATGttaagaagttttttttttttttaagtacatgAGTGGTAAGATCTGTGTTGTTTAATTTTAGTGGCTGACCAATTAACATTACTTCATCTGAAAAAATAATCAGCATTTTATTAGTTTTGAAGTCTTCATGTAGTATTTAACTTGATCATAAAGGTCAAAGGTTAGTTCATGTTTGTTTATTCCAGGTTGCTGAGGAACTGACAGAGGAGTCTTTTGCCACACACAAGCTGAACTGGTTTTGTGAAATGGAATGCTTTGTCAAGGAGCTGCAAAGGTGTGGCATGAAGACTGAAATGATGCTTtttaatgagaagaaaagaggtggaATTTTGTGTTGCTTCCAGACTGCAAACTATGATGCTGGAGGCAGGAATGACAATGGGACAAATACAACACAGGAATTCTTCATCCCTAATCCTCTGAAGAATGTGTGGAAAGTCAAGCAGAAGGAAACTTCTTCCAGAGCAGGGTGGGACAAGGTGTTGCCCACCCTGCCATCAAGCTTCCAGTGGCTGGTGGGTGTTGGTAGCCACATATGTGAGGCCCCAGAGGTGCAGTTGTTGTCACTTGTGTGTCTGCTgcagaagaaagtaaagaaaattgggTGACATGGTtgtgttcttctttcttatatctTTTATCTACTTTATGAAGAATGTACTGGTGAAAAGTGTACATATTTAGTTCTTTATGACACTCAGCAAAACACATTTCGCTGACATTTTATCAACAAGCAGTGTCATGACTGGCTACAGCAGGTGTGATGGCCGCAGGTGTTTATTTCAAGCAGTGCagggagtgtgaggtggcagcaccAGCACAGGCGTCATCCACCTTGATGCAGGGCGCCTGTGCTTCCTGTGTGCCTTCTTATTGTAGAGAGCAAGTCTGTTAAACATCAGAGAAGAGACAGTCAATGCAAAAAGGGAGAGGGTTGTATAAATTGTCCAATGCAAGTAGGGAAAATAAACGGTCAacgaaatgatgatgatggttactagaggaagtaagaaaacgcaaataaaagaaaatcggTCTACTAGAGTTCAGTACTAAGGTCGTACAACAGAAGAACGGTCACAGCAGGTGTGTAGCGGAGCTGAGGCTATGACTGGTGACATATATAGCAGCTGCTGCACATACCATACAGATATTAGCaagccagactctctctctctctctctctctctctctctctctctctctctctctctctctctctctctctctctctctctctctctctgttatttattCCAACCATTTTCTTCAAGAACATCGACGAGAAGGGACAAAAAATTGTATTCGCTTTGACCACGGAATTCATGTGGTGAGGAAAGATTTTAAACATTTATCCATCACTAGTAATTGAACAATATAATCAGTATATATTAGGAGATGCTGAGTGAGGCTGGCGAGGGGGAACAGAGTGAGCAAGGAACGAATTGCAAGTGccaagaaaggaaaatgttaatAATTCAGTTGATCTGATGACCTACTTCAAATTGTCAATGTATATTCCCATAAAGAAGATATTTCAGTAAAACGGTATATCTACTTGTTATTAATTTTCAAACTTTATAATAGGGAGGTTTCAGAACATTTCTCAAATTTTGTATAATCCTTATCCGGTTATACTCATTAGTACTATTtatggatctttttttttatttttttttttttttgccaacgGCTGGAGTGTctcttacaaaaagaaaaaaaaaaaagaaaagtacacagCTTTTATATTgacgctccctctccctcaccaaaacaaaacaaagatggcGTTAGCACAGAAGCGGACGCATGTAAGTAATCGAATTTTACTTGTACTAAAGGTCGAACTGTGTGTTCCATTGCGGTAGCAGCCCCTCACATCATTAAGAAGCTTTTGAGAATGGCTGGTGTGAAGGTTGCCGCCTGTAAGCTTTTAGTCAGGCTCGTACAGGGCGGGCTTGGGGGACTACGCTGGTACAAAGTTCGGTTTTATTTCATGACTAGTACACAGGGATAAGCAATCTTTATCTTGATATACCAGACAGTTAGCTCTCATCATTTTGAGGATTCTGTAGAAACAACCTCAGCCTACTAATTTCGAGACGGTgacctgagaaaaaaaaaatcgtgattACGAAGTTAATAGAATTAATGACCTTACTTAACCGAGCCCACGGATGGGAACATTAATGTTTCAATATTATTCAATTTTCAATCCCAGCAACACCTTTTTGCAAATTGACATTACCGTCAATAATGGATTTTGAAACTTTATTGTGAATTATATATCATTTTGTGCACAGGGATAAGCACACGTAGATATCACCAATGTTCAaaggacatgaaaaaagaaagaaaaaaaaaaaaaatatatatatatatatatatatatatatatatatatatatatatatatatatatatatatatatatatatatatatatatatatatatatatatatatatatatatatattacaatgaCTTTGGTTCCATTAATTAAAACGTTTCTGTGCACTTGTTAAACATCAGTAAATACTAAGAAAATTACGAGACCAAAAATTACCCAAAGTTCTCACCTGGAAGGACATTGACCCAGGAACTGATGGGTCACCAGAAAGTAGGAGACCTAGATACTCCAGGCACTCTGAATAAAACTATAGATAACACTGAAAGGATAATTTAGAGATAACCTTAGCCTTTTCTCCCGAGGTTAATACTTACATGTCAGATAGAATTAAGGTTGTAGAATATCATGCAAGATATATCAACTTCAagaaacttgtaaaaaaaaaaaaaaaaataaaaacaaagaaataaataggtaaaatgTTAATGAACTGACACATCCCTGCGCTACACCTTCCCCTTCTGAGTGCTTGAGAATCACTGCTAGCTGGCTACCAGAGCTGTGCAGGGCAGGGTGGAATTAGACATAATGGGAATCAGAATACTTAGTTATTTGAATTTCTcacttaattatgaaaaaaaaaacaatatatatatatatatatatatatatatatatatatatatatatatatatatatatatatatatatatatatatatatatatatataaaatgtaaaaaataggGTTagttggggttaggttaggttagcaagaGCTTCAAATAACTAAGTATTCTGATACCTATAATGGCTAACTCCACCGTGACCCACGCAGCACAAGTTTCTGgaagttgatatatattgcatgatatTCAACAACCTTAATCCTCTCTGACATGAAAGTATTAACTTCGGGAGAAGAGAATAAGGTTATCTTCACATTCTCCCATTGAAATAACGTAAGTGCTTTCATCTTAGGCATAGGTTAGGTTTACATTTAGATTTATTCAGTCCATCAGTTTCACTGTTGATCTCTTTCCTTGTGTTGATCACGatttggagaaagagagagagacagagagattaGTAGgttagtgttattgttattgttcccAAAACTACTTGCAATTAGATGTAGAAATACTGAGGAATGGCAGGTTAATTACAGGATGTCATGCTAGAATGTATTAGTGTTCAGAAAGATATACTTAGAGGGTATTATTGCAGTTTGGGACAATACACTAACATGGTTCttgctcattattattttgtattcccataacACTGATGTGGAGAGGAATACTAACATCGCAGTGGAGTAATATGAGGTTGTTGAGTTCTTGGTTGTGGTACGGCTTGTTGTGTGGCTTGTTGCTGTGTGGTATGGCGTGGTGTGGAGGTTGAGATGTATAAGTTATGTGGTGATGACTTGTGTGCTTaggtgtgatgtgtggtgacTGCCTTGTGTGGTGTGGCTGGATGTGATGTGTGGTTTGTTGGACCCTTGTGGTGTAACTGAGTGGAGTGATGTGGTTTGTAGTGTGCTGGGTGTGATGTGTGGTTTGATAGATCCTTGTGTGGTGTGGCTGAGTGGTGTGATGTGGTTTGTGGTGTGGCAgggtgtgatgtgtggtgtggtttggTGTTATGTGTAGTGTTATCTCTGTCATTTTTcaagttgttgtagttgttttcATCTTGCCCTTTCCTGCTgttcattttgctgttttttggCAACACTTACAAAATCATTGATGGTTTGAAATGGTTTGAATTTGACACCCTGTTTGTTAAATGTATTGAATCATCTGAGTTTTATGATAGTTGAACTGGGTTAGTAGATCAAGGAAGCCATGTATTGAATTCTGAACCTTAAGGGAAAGTCATTGGTTAGGAAGTTAGTTGCGTTCAATTTGATATTTATTTGATCTCTTTAGATGAAGCCTTTCACTGTTAGTCAATTTTTCCTTCTGATTCTCTGTAAATCTATAGACTCTTATTTCTCTACTTCTCTTGTAAATAGTTCTCTTGCCTTGAAGAAAAAATCAACTtagtttctttcatttctctatcccATTCTGTCCTTGTAAACATTATTTTTCCACACTTCTGGAGGTTAATGGGCAAtcatggcagtgaaagggttaaaaattaATTTCATGAAGTGTGCACTGAATAGCTCAACTGACAGGTTTGGTATGCATTGTTGATTTGTGGAGTAATTTTTTGTCTCACTTCTCACCCAAGGTTCGGCTCCCCCCTGAGGTGAACCGCATCCTGTATGTGCGTAACTTGCCCTACAAGATCACTGGTGAGGAAATGTACGACATCTTCGGCAAGTACGGAGCCATCAGACAGATCAGAGTGTGAGTCACGCCAGCCTTgttgaagattttttttgtcttgaacTGTTGGCACCTTGGATTTTCATTATTGATATCCTTGGAGATGAGTAATTCACTGTGTTATCTTATGCCTTGGAACTTCATCATTTTACTCAGTACAGTAAAATAGTACGAGTGAATTTTACTTAGTGTGAATTCAGTATACAAAGAAGTGCAAGTGAGTAACAGGTTATAAGTTAGCTGTATTCTCTAATTCTCTTATTTTTAAATCAGACAAACTGAATTTAAGTTAGTTATATTCCCTTATTCCCTCATTCTCAAATCAGTCCAATAGtgaatttatttttccatttattgtttctactattttcaaagatttttttttttctcataaatgTGAATTCTGCAATTGTAAATCAAGAAAAGGATAAGATTAATTTATTTGCAGCTTCATGAATTCATAAACTGAATGTCTGTGAAGCATGATAAGCCTCTATTGACTTTTGGTTATATGTAATACTGCCGTGAAACTAACaattgtatatgtgtatgtgtgtatgagttaCCAACAGGGCTGTGGAGTTGGTAACCAAAACATTTGGCTCCAACTACTTCATTTCTTGTGTATCCAACTCTGACACATAGATATAATAATtcccaccacaaaaaaaatgaataaaataaaat is a window from the Scylla paramamosain isolate STU-SP2022 chromosome 26, ASM3559412v1, whole genome shotgun sequence genome containing:
- the LOC135113734 gene encoding TATA box-binding protein-associated factor RNA polymerase I subunit B-like, with the protein product MPEVKQQCRVCGGESFTMAHGMKVCDQCGQQEEHFVELLSQENIGEVERSRLLTTRLQEPEDEGAAHPPTSREKKLNNWTTYEAYNIILYEWTKALCKLGASPKVEAITFKLWVAYLQRIGIAFSQARQSFPLSSLKNNRDKKLIYEKAESVSSRSLHSYSRRRKKKKAARTKLDKIKDRIESKKIRNAVNNKQNSSFMNTTLASELSKSLNEFEASMVSDSGTSCTPSQAAESKLNTSSVGTGLISTVDGRSHYGALESELEMETDDVPQVPRKQIRRDDVVRNWIKRSTHIYGSDSEGEQYQKNGEEKDESERMEQDCCSDDYHSFETVSTKSRKSQPQNTRKKKRVRSLKSKKVNYNILYKKAVQAANEVSVYRASRLPFIMRFSKLLGILYLAVLLAEDDILLSDIIRWCREGHIPYFSAPYLLQSDMELGYYDLIMLRDSKKLPDAQEVQAITGRLAAFLSIQYVPLPPVGRVMRKFVKLLNLPDQVVTIAESLIGLVDDTQVGLVIPPVESLAMASIILTLKVYCGLDTNTEVMLSCAAAAIRAKMPHHTSVIPFSWQDWQKHISCLVWVCCQVDAPTAFHWQRLHDMCYFSASLFTRFFWREGMWRIPRTSWAKKVELQAFTEKLLQQQGLSLEEVIMQPPLFPASRQPLRSIIDQLTQRNGATEAEIHKYTKVAEELTEESFATHKLNWFCEMECFVKELQRCGMKTEMMLFNEKKRGGILCCFQTANYDAGGRNDNGTNTTQEFFIPNPLKNVWKVKQKETSSRAGWDKVLPTLPSSFQWLVGVGSHICEAPEVQLLSLVCLLQKKVKKIG